A portion of the Chiroxiphia lanceolata isolate bChiLan1 chromosome 10, bChiLan1.pri, whole genome shotgun sequence genome contains these proteins:
- the PLOD2 gene encoding procollagen-lysine,2-oxoglutarate 5-dioxygenase 2 isoform X1, giving the protein MAWSGARWPRLLLPPPPLLLLLALALRAAAERRPGPADKLLVFTVATKETDGFHRFMQTAKHFNYTVKVLGKGEEWKGGELPNSIGGGQKVRLLKEGIESYADQEDLVVLFVECYDVIFAGGPEELLKKFQEANHKVVFAADGLIWPDKRLADKYPVVRSGKRFLNSGGFIGYAPYINRIVQQWNLQDNDDDQLFYTKIYVDPLARERINITLDHKCTIFQTLNGAVDEVLLKFEEGKVRARNSVYDTLPVTIHGNGPTKIHLNYLGNYIPNAWTRETGCSVCDLDLLDLSTLTEYPRVKIGVFIEQPTPFLPKFLDRLLTLDYPQEALSIFVHNNEVYHEKHIKKFWEKAKNIIKNIKIVGPEENLSQAEARNMGMDLCRQDKACEYYLSIDADVVLTNPKTLRILIEQNRKIIAPLVTRHGKLWSNFWGALSPDGYYARSEDYVDIVQGNRVGVWNIPYMANIYLIKGQTLRSEMKEKNYFMRDKLDPDMALCRNAREMTLQREKDSPSSETFHMLRPPKGVFMYITNRHEFGRLLSTANYNTSHYNNDLWQIFENPVDWKETYINPNYSKIFTDNIVEQPCPDVFWFPIFSDAACDELVEEMEHFGQWSGGKHQDSRISGGYENVPTDDIHMKQIGLDNEWLHFIREFIAPVTLKVFAGYYTKGYALLNFVVKYSPDRQRSLRPHHDSSTFTINIALNKVGEDFQGGGCKFIRYNCSIESPRKGWSFMHPGRLTHLHEGLPILNGTRYIAVSFIDP; this is encoded by the exons atAAACTACTAGTCTTTACTGTAGCAACTAAAGAAACCGACGGCTTTCACCGTTTCATGCAAACTGCAAAGCACTTCAACTACACAGTGAAG GTTCTTGGAAAAGGTGAAGAGTGGAAAGGTGGTGAGCTACCTAACTCTATTGGTGGAGGGCAGAAAGTTCGATTGCTGAAAGAAGGCATAGAAAGCTACGCTGATCAAGAGGACTTGGTTGTATTGTTTGTTGAATG CTATGATGTTATCTTTGCAGGGGGCCCTGAAGAGCTCCTAAAGAAATTTCAGGAAGCTAATCATAAAGTGGTGTTTGCAGCAGATGGACTAATTTGGCCAGATAAAAGGCTAGCTGACAAGTATCCTGTTGTCCGGAGTGGAAAACGATTCCTGAACTCAGGAG GATTTATTGGTTATGCTCCATATATAAATCGTATTGTGCAGCAATGGAATCTGCAGGATAATGATGATGACCAGCTGTTTTACACCAAAATCTATGTTGACCCGTTGGCAAGG GAACGCATTAACATTACTTTGGACCACAAATGTACAATTTTCCAGACCCTAAATGGAGCTGTTG ATGAAGTCCTTTTGAaatttgaagaaggaaaagtaagAGCAAGGAATTCAGTGTATGACACACTACCAGTCACCATTCATGGAAATGGTCCAACTAAA ATTCACTTGAATTATTTGGGAAACTATATTCCTAATGCTTGGACACGGGAAACTGGTTGCAGTGTTTGTGATTTAGACTTGTTAGACCTGTCAACATTAACG GAATATCCAAGAGTAAAAATTGGTGTTTTCATTGAACAACCAACTCCTTTCCTACCTAAATTTTTAGACAGACTGTTGACTCTGGACTACCCACAGGAGGCACTCAGTATCTTCGTTCATAATAAT GAGGTTTACCATGAAAAGCACATCAAGAAATTCTGGGAAAAAGCCAAGAATAttatcaaaaatataaaaattgttGGACCTGAAGAAAATCTGAGTCAAGCAGAAGCCCGGAACATGGGAAT gGACCTTTGTCGTCAGGATAAAGCATGTGAATATTACTTAAGTATAGATGCAGATGTCGTGCTGACAAACCCAAAAACTTTAAGAATACTGATAGAACAGAACAG AAAGATAATTGCTCCGCTCGTAACTCGTCACGGGAAGCTTTGGTCCAATTTCTGGGGTGCTTTGAGCCCAGATGGCTACTATGCCCGATCAGAAGATTATGTTGATATTGTCCAAGGGAACAGAGT agGAGTATGGAATATACCTTACATGGCTAATATATACTTAATTAAGGGACAAACTCTCAGAtcagagatgaaagaaaagaactaCTTCATGCGTGATAAGTTGGATCCTGATATGGCACTCTGCAGGAATGCCAGGGAAATG ACtttacaaagggaaaaagacTCCCCTTCTTCGGAAACATTCCATATGCTCAGACCCCCAAag GGTGTTTTCATGTACATTACCAACAGACATGAATTTGGAAGACTTCTTTCTACAGCCAATTACAATACTTCCCACTACAACAATGACCTCTGGCAGATATTTGAAAATCCTGTG GACTGGAAGGAAACTTATATAAACCCAAACTACTCAAAGATCTTCACTGATAATATAGTAGAACAG CCGTGTCCAGATGTGTTTTGGTTTCCCATATTTTCTGACGCTGCCTGTGACGAACTGGTAGAAGAAATGGAACATTTTGGACAATGGTCTGGTGGAAAACACCAA GACAGCCGTATTTCTGGAGGTTATGAAAATGTCCCAACTGATGATATTCATATGAAGCAAATCGGATTGGATAATGAATGGCTGCATTTCATAAGGGAGTTCATTGCACCAGTGACGCTGAAAGTGTTTGCTGGCTATTATACCAAG gggTATGCTTTACTGAATTTTGTTGTGAAATACAGCCCTGACAGACAACGGTCGCTCAGACCTCATCATGATTCCTCTACATTCACAATCAACATCGCTCTCAACAAAGTAGGAGAGGACTTTCAA GGAGGTGGATGTAAGTTTATAAGGTACAACTGCTCCATTGAGTCTCCCAGGAAAGGATGGAGTTTCATGCACCCGGGAAGGCTTACACATTTACACGAAGGACTTCCTATCTTGAATGGCACAAGATACATTGCAGTATCATTTATTGatccttaa
- the PLOD2 gene encoding procollagen-lysine,2-oxoglutarate 5-dioxygenase 2 isoform X2 has product MAWSGARWPRLLLPPPPLLLLLALALRAAAERRPGPADKLLVFTVATKETDGFHRFMQTAKHFNYTVKVLGKGEEWKGGELPNSIGGGQKVRLLKEGIESYADQEDLVVLFVECYDVIFAGGPEELLKKFQEANHKVVFAADGLIWPDKRLADKYPVVRSGKRFLNSGGFIGYAPYINRIVQQWNLQDNDDDQLFYTKIYVDPLARERINITLDHKCTIFQTLNGAVDEVLLKFEEGKVRARNSVYDTLPVTIHGNGPTKIHLNYLGNYIPNAWTRETGCSVCDLDLLDLSTLTEYPRVKIGVFIEQPTPFLPKFLDRLLTLDYPQEALSIFVHNNEVYHEKHIKKFWEKAKNIIKNIKIVGPEENLSQAEARNMGMDLCRQDKACEYYLSIDADVVLTNPKTLRILIEQNRKIIAPLVTRHGKLWSNFWGALSPDGYYARSEDYVDIVQGNRVGVWNIPYMANIYLIKGQTLRSEMKEKNYFMRDKLDPDMALCRNAREMGVFMYITNRHEFGRLLSTANYNTSHYNNDLWQIFENPVDWKETYINPNYSKIFTDNIVEQPCPDVFWFPIFSDAACDELVEEMEHFGQWSGGKHQDSRISGGYENVPTDDIHMKQIGLDNEWLHFIREFIAPVTLKVFAGYYTKGYALLNFVVKYSPDRQRSLRPHHDSSTFTINIALNKVGEDFQGGGCKFIRYNCSIESPRKGWSFMHPGRLTHLHEGLPILNGTRYIAVSFIDP; this is encoded by the exons atAAACTACTAGTCTTTACTGTAGCAACTAAAGAAACCGACGGCTTTCACCGTTTCATGCAAACTGCAAAGCACTTCAACTACACAGTGAAG GTTCTTGGAAAAGGTGAAGAGTGGAAAGGTGGTGAGCTACCTAACTCTATTGGTGGAGGGCAGAAAGTTCGATTGCTGAAAGAAGGCATAGAAAGCTACGCTGATCAAGAGGACTTGGTTGTATTGTTTGTTGAATG CTATGATGTTATCTTTGCAGGGGGCCCTGAAGAGCTCCTAAAGAAATTTCAGGAAGCTAATCATAAAGTGGTGTTTGCAGCAGATGGACTAATTTGGCCAGATAAAAGGCTAGCTGACAAGTATCCTGTTGTCCGGAGTGGAAAACGATTCCTGAACTCAGGAG GATTTATTGGTTATGCTCCATATATAAATCGTATTGTGCAGCAATGGAATCTGCAGGATAATGATGATGACCAGCTGTTTTACACCAAAATCTATGTTGACCCGTTGGCAAGG GAACGCATTAACATTACTTTGGACCACAAATGTACAATTTTCCAGACCCTAAATGGAGCTGTTG ATGAAGTCCTTTTGAaatttgaagaaggaaaagtaagAGCAAGGAATTCAGTGTATGACACACTACCAGTCACCATTCATGGAAATGGTCCAACTAAA ATTCACTTGAATTATTTGGGAAACTATATTCCTAATGCTTGGACACGGGAAACTGGTTGCAGTGTTTGTGATTTAGACTTGTTAGACCTGTCAACATTAACG GAATATCCAAGAGTAAAAATTGGTGTTTTCATTGAACAACCAACTCCTTTCCTACCTAAATTTTTAGACAGACTGTTGACTCTGGACTACCCACAGGAGGCACTCAGTATCTTCGTTCATAATAAT GAGGTTTACCATGAAAAGCACATCAAGAAATTCTGGGAAAAAGCCAAGAATAttatcaaaaatataaaaattgttGGACCTGAAGAAAATCTGAGTCAAGCAGAAGCCCGGAACATGGGAAT gGACCTTTGTCGTCAGGATAAAGCATGTGAATATTACTTAAGTATAGATGCAGATGTCGTGCTGACAAACCCAAAAACTTTAAGAATACTGATAGAACAGAACAG AAAGATAATTGCTCCGCTCGTAACTCGTCACGGGAAGCTTTGGTCCAATTTCTGGGGTGCTTTGAGCCCAGATGGCTACTATGCCCGATCAGAAGATTATGTTGATATTGTCCAAGGGAACAGAGT agGAGTATGGAATATACCTTACATGGCTAATATATACTTAATTAAGGGACAAACTCTCAGAtcagagatgaaagaaaagaactaCTTCATGCGTGATAAGTTGGATCCTGATATGGCACTCTGCAGGAATGCCAGGGAAATG GGTGTTTTCATGTACATTACCAACAGACATGAATTTGGAAGACTTCTTTCTACAGCCAATTACAATACTTCCCACTACAACAATGACCTCTGGCAGATATTTGAAAATCCTGTG GACTGGAAGGAAACTTATATAAACCCAAACTACTCAAAGATCTTCACTGATAATATAGTAGAACAG CCGTGTCCAGATGTGTTTTGGTTTCCCATATTTTCTGACGCTGCCTGTGACGAACTGGTAGAAGAAATGGAACATTTTGGACAATGGTCTGGTGGAAAACACCAA GACAGCCGTATTTCTGGAGGTTATGAAAATGTCCCAACTGATGATATTCATATGAAGCAAATCGGATTGGATAATGAATGGCTGCATTTCATAAGGGAGTTCATTGCACCAGTGACGCTGAAAGTGTTTGCTGGCTATTATACCAAG gggTATGCTTTACTGAATTTTGTTGTGAAATACAGCCCTGACAGACAACGGTCGCTCAGACCTCATCATGATTCCTCTACATTCACAATCAACATCGCTCTCAACAAAGTAGGAGAGGACTTTCAA GGAGGTGGATGTAAGTTTATAAGGTACAACTGCTCCATTGAGTCTCCCAGGAAAGGATGGAGTTTCATGCACCCGGGAAGGCTTACACATTTACACGAAGGACTTCCTATCTTGAATGGCACAAGATACATTGCAGTATCATTTATTGatccttaa